ACGGTCTGGCTGGTGGTGCATCTGATTGCGGTGATCGCGGTCACCAAGATGAATGCGAACCCGCTGGAAACCCTGCTGACCGAGATGAACGCGCCGGTGGCCTTTACCGGTTTCCTGGTGGCTCTGCTGATCCTCTCCCCGGAAGGGCTGGGGGCGTTGCGTGCGGTGCTGAACAACCAGGTGCAGCGCGCCATGAACCTGTTCTTTGGTTCAGTGCTGGCGACCATCTCCCTCACCGTGCCGGTGGTGACGCTGATCGCCTTCCTCACCGGGAACGAGCTGCAGTTCAGCCTCGGTGCACCGGAGATGATTGTGATGGTGGCGTCGCTGCTGCTGTGCCAGATTTCGTTTTCCACCGGGCGCACCAATGTGCTCAACGGTGCGGCGCACATGGCGTTGTTTGCGGCGTATTTGATGACGATATTTGCGTAGCCTGACGCCCGGCGGCGCTGCGCTTGCACGGGCCTACGGGTTTTGTAGGCCGGGTAAGCGCAGCGCCACCCGGCAAAATCACCCATAAAAAAACCCGCCGAAGCGGGTTTTTTTATTAGTTGCTGGTATCCAGCTCTTCAAAACTCTTAACCAGGTCGTCAATCGCTTTAATCTGCTTCAGGAACGGCTCCAGCTTATCCAGCGGCAGCGCGGATGGGCCGTCGCACTTAGCGTTGGCTGGGTCCGGGTGCGCTTCAATGAACAGGCCCGCCAGACCGGTCGCCATACCGGCACGCGCCAGTTCAGTCACCTGGGCACGACGGCCGCCGGATGCTGCGCCAAACGGGTCGCGGCACTGCAGGGCGTGGGTCACGTCGAAGATCACCGGCGACTGGTTAGAGACGTTTTTCATCACGCTGAAGCCCAGCATGTCGACCACCAGGTTGTCGTAACCGAAGTTAGCGCCACGGTCGCACAGAATAACTTTGTCGTTACCGCCTTCGATAAACTTATCGACGATGTTCCCCATCTGGCCTGGGCTTACGAACTGCGGTTTTTTCACGTTGATCACGGCACCGGTTTTCGCCATCGCTTCGACCAGGTCGGTCTGACGGGCGAGGAACGCGGGGAGCTGGATCACGTCGACAACGTCAGCGACAGGCTGCGCCTGGCTGGCTTCATGGACGTCGGTGATCACTTTTACGCCAAAAGTCTGCTTCAGCTCCTGGAAAATCTTCATCCCCTCTTCCAGGCCCGGGCCACGGTAAGAGTGAATGGAGGAGCGGTTGGCTTTGTCAAAAGAGGCTTTGAACACGTACGGAATGCCCAGCTTCTGGGTCACGGTCACGTAATGTTCGCAGATACGCATCGCGAGGTCGCGGGATTCCAGAACGTTCATGCCGCCGAACAGCACGAACGGCAGGTCGTTCGCCACGTTGATATCGCCAATGCTAACCACTTTTTGTTTCATAGGATCGCCTTATTCAGGGGTGAATCGGAATTAAGATTAATGCAGTGTAATCTGTTTGTGCGCGATGGAATTAATCTGCGCGCGGATCATTTCGCTGATCGGATCTTCCGGACACTGCTCAACAAAATAACTCAAATCATTCAGCGCAACGTGGTCGCACTCAAGCTGGACGTAGATCAGACCGCGGTCGCGGATCTCATACGGATCTTCCGGGTTAAACTGCAGCAGCACCTCACTGGCACGCAGCGCCAGCTCCATCTGCCGCTCTTCCATCAGCGCCGACTTCAGGGTGTCCAGCAGCTTGCGGATCACCTCGGCGTTATCCGCTTCATCCAGATCTTCGTTGTACAGCTCCGCCATCGGACTGATGTTGCCCTTCAGCCAGACATCCAGCGTATGGTCGTCGAGGGTCTCGCCATTGAACGGGTTGATTAACCACATTTCACCGTCGAGCCACTCGGCGCGCAGCAGCATCTGCGTCGGGAAGATGACCGGCACCAGCGGGATATCCAGACGGTGCGCCACCCATAATAAAATCGCCCCCAGGGAGACGGCGCTGCCCTGACGGTTTTTCAGTACCTGATCGAGCCACAGCGCGTCGGAGAGGCGATACACGCCGCGCGTATCGCAAAAGCCCCACTCGCCATAGAAAAGCTCAATCAGTTTTTCCAGTTGCCAGTCCTGAGGGCGCGCCTGATTAATCTCTTCACGCGCCAGACTCACCAGCTGCTCCAGCTCGTCATAGACATACTGCGAAATGAAATCATCGCGGATCAACTCTGATACCTTAATCATCCCATCGCACAGCGGCACTTTATTAAATTCGAAATCGGCCAAGGACCTCATGACTTACCCCAGTATCGGTATTCTTGTGGTGGCGAGTTTAATGATGATGTACAGCACCACCAGCCCCAGCAGAAAGGCAATAAACCCCACCTGCTGGCTGCGCGGACGATGACGCCCCAGCGCAATAAAACCCAAAACGATGTAGATGATAACGCCAAACAGCTTTTCAGTCAGCCATGAGCCTTCATCTGTAAATGGCAGATAACCCGTTATCCACATCAGACCCGCGCCGGAGAGAAACAGCACGGTGTCGATGCAGTGCGGCAGCACCCTCACCCAGCGCGCGTTGATCAGGGCATTACTGCTGTAACGCCACCAGTAACGCAGCGCAAAAAAACTGACGGTCAGGGTGACTGCCGTCAGATGCAGGGTGATGAGTAGAGAAAAGCTATTCATGCCATTTGCCAAGGGTCAGGCGCTCATTACCGCCATAGTCGCGACAGGTTTCAACCTGGGTAAAACCGGCCTGCCGGAAGAGGTTACGCACCGGATCGCCCTGCGTCCAGCCATGTTCCAGCAGCAGCCAGCCGCCGCTCACCAGATGTTGACGAGACTGGATGATAATATGGCTGAGATCCGCAAGGCCCTGATCCGCTGCAACCAGCGCGCTGCGCGGTTCAAAACGCACGTCGCCCTCGCCGAGGTGCGGATCGCATTCATCAATATAGGGCGGGTTGCTGACGATGGTCTCAAACTGCTGGTCAGCGAGGGCCGCAAACCAGCTGCTCTGTCGCACCGTCACGTTTTTAAGTCCCAGACGCTCAAGGTTACGCTGTGCCAGCGCCACCGCGTCGGGCATCACGTCCACCGCCGTCACCTGACAGTCAGGCCGCTCGCTGGCCAGCGCCAGAGCGATAGCTCCGGTGCCGGTGCCTAAATCGAGAATACGCGCGGGCGCGGCGGGCAATCTGGCCAGCGCCTGCTCCACCAGACATTCGGTGTCGGGACGGGGGATCAGCGTGGCGGCAGAGACATACAGCGGCAGCGACCAGAACTCACGCTCGCCCACCAGGTGCGCCACCGGCTCGCCGGTTTTACGCCGGGCCAGGAGAGCCTCAAGCTGCGCCTGCTGATCGGCGGTGAGCTCGGTTTCACCAAAGGCGAGAAGATAGGTGCGTGCTTTGCCGGTCACGTGCTCCAGCAGGATCTCCGCATCGCGACGGGGGCTTTCGCCGCCCGCCAGCGTCGTTATCGCCTGCTGTAACCAGTGCTGAAAATCCATTAATCCTGCTCTGCCAGCGCCGCCAGCTGATCGGCCTGGTACTCCTGCACGATAGGCTCGATCAGCGAATCCAGTTTGCCTTCCATGGTCTCATCCAGACGATAGAGGGTCAGGTTGATGCGGTGATCGGTCACGCGCCCCTGCGGGAAGTTGTAGGTACGGTTACGATCGCTGCGATCGCCGCTGCCCAACAGGTTACGACGGGTTGAGGCTTCCGCCTGCTGGCGTTTTGCCATCTCTGCGGCATGGATACGCGCACCCAGCACCGACAGCGCTTTGGCCTTGTTTTTGTGCTGGGAACGTTCGTCCTGACACTCCACCACAATGCCGGTTGGCAGGTGGGTAATTCGGATCGCGGAGTCGGTGGTGTTAACGTGCTGACCACCCGCGCCGGACGAGCGGAAGGTATCGATGCGCAGATCCGCCGGGTTGATATCCGGCAGTTCGGCTTCCGGCAATTCGGGCATGACCGCTACGGTGCAGGCGGAAGTATGGATACGGCCCTGTGACTCGGTGGCCGGTACGCGCTGAACGCGATGACCGCCGGACTCAAACTTCAGGCGACCGTACACCCCGTCGCCGCTGATTTTGGCGATCACTTCTTTATAGCCGCCGTGCTCGCCTTCGTTGGCGCTCATGATCTCCACGCGCCAGCGACGCGACTCGGCGTAGCGGCTGTACATGCGGAACAGATCCCCGGCAAACAGGGCCGCTTCATCCCCGCCGGTGCCGGCGCGGACTTCGACAAAGGCGTTACGCTCATCGTCCGGATCTTTTGGCAGCAACAGCACCTGAAGCTGCTGCTCCATCTCTTCCGAGCGGACTTTCGCTTCCTGCAACTCTTCCTGCGCCATCTCGCGCATTTCCGGGTCGTCGAGCATCATCTGCGCGGTTTCGATATCTTCCTGAACCTGTTGCCAGTCGGTAAAGCAGCGCGAAACATCGCTTAACTGTGCATATTCGCGCGACAGGGCGCGGAAACGTTCCTGGTCGGCAATGGTCGCGGCATCGCCGAGCAACGCCTGAACTTCTTCATGGCGCTCGTGCAGCGCTTCCAGTTTGGCGACGATAGAGGGCTTCATAGGCGTAAGTGCACCTTTTAATTATAAAATGGGTATGGCGCGCTATTCCAGCCCGAGGCTGTCGCGCAGAATGTTCAGGCGTTCGTCGTCCCCGTCACGGGCAGCCTGTTGAAGTGATTTGGTTGGGGCATGGATCAGACGGTTGGTCAGTTTCCATGCCAGTTCCTGCATGATGACCTGCGGATCGCCGCCCTGTTCCAGGGCCGCCATCGCTTTGGCAGTGAGTTCATTACGAACCTGTTCCGCCTGACCGCGGTATTCGCGAATGGTCTCGCTGACGCTTTGCGCGCGCAGCCAGGCCATAAATTCGCTGGTTTCCTGCTCGACAATCGTTTCGGCCTGCACCGCCGCCGCTTTACGCTGGGCGAGGTTGTGGGAAATGATGCTCTGCAGATCGTCCACGCTGTACAGATAGGCGTTCGCCAGCTTGCCGACTTCCGGTTCGACATCACGCGGTACGGCGATGTCCACCAGCAGCATCGGCTGGTTGCGGCGGGACTTAAGGGCGCGTTCTACCATGCCTTTGCCGATAATCGGCAGCGGGCTGGCGGTGGAGCTGATGATAATATCCGCCTCGTTCAGACGGGCGTCGATGTCGCTCAGGGCGATCACTTCCGCGCCCACCTCATCCGCCAGCGCCTGGGCGCGTTCACGGGTGCGGTTGGCGATAATCATCTTCTTCACTTTGTGCTCGCGCAGATGACGCGCGACCAGCTCAATGGTTTCACCCGCGCCGACCAGCAGCACGGAGACCGTCGAGAGGGATTCAAAGATTTGGCGCGCCAG
This DNA window, taken from Leclercia adecarboxylata, encodes the following:
- the kdsA gene encoding 3-deoxy-8-phosphooctulonate synthase, with the protein product MKQKVVSIGDINVANDLPFVLFGGMNVLESRDLAMRICEHYVTVTQKLGIPYVFKASFDKANRSSIHSYRGPGLEEGMKIFQELKQTFGVKVITDVHEASQAQPVADVVDVIQLPAFLARQTDLVEAMAKTGAVINVKKPQFVSPGQMGNIVDKFIEGGNDKVILCDRGANFGYDNLVVDMLGFSVMKNVSNQSPVIFDVTHALQCRDPFGAASGGRRAQVTELARAGMATGLAGLFIEAHPDPANAKCDGPSALPLDKLEPFLKQIKAIDDLVKSFEELDTSN
- the sirB1 gene encoding invasion regulator SirB1, giving the protein MRSLADFEFNKVPLCDGMIKVSELIRDDFISQYVYDELEQLVSLAREEINQARPQDWQLEKLIELFYGEWGFCDTRGVYRLSDALWLDQVLKNRQGSAVSLGAILLWVAHRLDIPLVPVIFPTQMLLRAEWLDGEMWLINPFNGETLDDHTLDVWLKGNISPMAELYNEDLDEADNAEVIRKLLDTLKSALMEERQMELALRASEVLLQFNPEDPYEIRDRGLIYVQLECDHVALNDLSYFVEQCPEDPISEMIRAQINSIAHKQITLH
- the sirB2 gene encoding invasion regulator SirB2, which codes for MNSFSLLITLHLTAVTLTVSFFALRYWWRYSSNALINARWVRVLPHCIDTVLFLSGAGLMWITGYLPFTDEGSWLTEKLFGVIIYIVLGFIALGRHRPRSQQVGFIAFLLGLVVLYIIIKLATTRIPILG
- the prmC gene encoding peptide chain release factor N(5)-glutamine methyltransferase, with product MDFQHWLQQAITTLAGGESPRRDAEILLEHVTGKARTYLLAFGETELTADQQAQLEALLARRKTGEPVAHLVGEREFWSLPLYVSAATLIPRPDTECLVEQALARLPAAPARILDLGTGTGAIALALASERPDCQVTAVDVMPDAVALAQRNLERLGLKNVTVRQSSWFAALADQQFETIVSNPPYIDECDPHLGEGDVRFEPRSALVAADQGLADLSHIIIQSRQHLVSGGWLLLEHGWTQGDPVRNLFRQAGFTQVETCRDYGGNERLTLGKWHE
- the prfA gene encoding peptide chain release factor 1; amino-acid sequence: MKPSIVAKLEALHERHEEVQALLGDAATIADQERFRALSREYAQLSDVSRCFTDWQQVQEDIETAQMMLDDPEMREMAQEELQEAKVRSEEMEQQLQVLLLPKDPDDERNAFVEVRAGTGGDEAALFAGDLFRMYSRYAESRRWRVEIMSANEGEHGGYKEVIAKISGDGVYGRLKFESGGHRVQRVPATESQGRIHTSACTVAVMPELPEAELPDINPADLRIDTFRSSGAGGQHVNTTDSAIRITHLPTGIVVECQDERSQHKNKAKALSVLGARIHAAEMAKRQQAEASTRRNLLGSGDRSDRNRTYNFPQGRVTDHRINLTLYRLDETMEGKLDSLIEPIVQEYQADQLAALAEQD
- the hemA gene encoding glutamyl-tRNA reductase — protein: MTLLALGINHKTAPVSLRERVTFSPDTLDQALESLLAQPMVQGGVVLSTCNRTELYLSVEEQDNLHEALIRWLCEYHNLNEEELRNSLYWHQDNDAVSHLMRVASGLDSLVLGEPQILGQVKKAFADSQKGHLKASELERMFQKSFSVAKRVRTETDIGASAVSVAFAACTLARQIFESLSTVSVLLVGAGETIELVARHLREHKVKKMIIANRTRERAQALADEVGAEVIALSDIDARLNEADIIISSTASPLPIIGKGMVERALKSRRNQPMLLVDIAVPRDVEPEVGKLANAYLYSVDDLQSIISHNLAQRKAAAVQAETIVEQETSEFMAWLRAQSVSETIREYRGQAEQVRNELTAKAMAALEQGGDPQVIMQELAWKLTNRLIHAPTKSLQQAARDGDDERLNILRDSLGLE